One genomic segment of Erythrobacter sp. THAF29 includes these proteins:
- a CDS encoding murein L,D-transpeptidase family protein yields the protein MKRLVALFLLLFAAACAAPPKQVADAQDREIQRSASRAISSPVVQPLPLTADYLIVDKSERLLVAYRDGDPIRAYRGIRFGDAPRGHKRFEGDERTPEGVYTIDRRNPESRFHLSLGISYPNAQDRAYAAQYGRSPGGDIFIHGQPTGYRGPPLPGDWTDGCIALSNAEIEELWRIVPNGTPIEIRP from the coding sequence ATGAAGCGCCTGGTCGCCCTTTTCCTGTTGCTGTTCGCGGCCGCTTGCGCGGCGCCGCCCAAGCAGGTTGCCGATGCACAGGATCGAGAAATTCAGCGCAGCGCCTCGCGTGCGATTTCCTCACCGGTGGTTCAGCCGCTCCCTCTCACCGCCGATTACCTGATCGTCGATAAATCGGAGCGTTTGCTTGTCGCCTACCGAGACGGCGATCCAATACGCGCCTATCGCGGCATCCGTTTTGGCGATGCGCCTCGCGGACATAAACGTTTCGAGGGCGACGAGCGCACGCCAGAGGGGGTCTACACGATCGACCGACGCAACCCTGAGAGCCGCTTTCACCTCTCGCTCGGCATTTCCTATCCGAATGCCCAGGACCGCGCCTATGCCGCGCAATACGGTCGCTCGCCCGGTGGCGACATCTTCATCCATGGCCAACCGACCGGCTATCGCGGACCGCCGCTGCCGGGCGACTGGACGGACGGCTGCATCGCGCTCTCCAATGCCGAGATCGAGGAGCTTTGGCGGATCGTGCCGAACGGCACGCCGATCGAAATCCGCCCCTAG
- a CDS encoding DUF6768 family protein gives MSTNNPTDARIAEALGSDDHAFLASLDTDRGMFQQIGDSWHGPLGGWARFAFVIAIVIGLGLAYSFYRAVTADGTDAILGWGLTCIGLLVMQGFLKEWMFARMNMLTVLREIKRLQVQIAMLEEDKS, from the coding sequence ATGAGCACCAACAACCCGACCGATGCACGCATCGCTGAAGCGCTTGGAAGCGACGATCACGCCTTCCTCGCCAGCCTCGATACCGACCGCGGCATGTTCCAGCAGATCGGCGATAGCTGGCACGGTCCGCTGGGCGGATGGGCGCGGTTTGCCTTCGTCATCGCCATCGTGATCGGGCTTGGCCTTGCCTACAGTTTCTACCGCGCTGTCACAGCCGATGGAACCGACGCGATCCTCGGCTGGGGCCTCACCTGCATCGGTTTGCTCGTCATGCAGGGCTTTCTCAAGGAATGGATGTTCGCCCGCATGAATATGCTGACCGTCCTGCGCGAGATAAAGCGCCTGCAGGTGCAGATCGCGATGCTTGAAGAGGACAAGTCCTAG
- a CDS encoding RNA polymerase sigma factor, which yields MTETARPAAPLSGALFDELLVVMIQQGERAALDRLHSRWDKRLVRAAYRYTGDAELARDLAQECWIGIWKGIPGLRDPSRFRSFAFAILHRRGADHLRLAIRRKDYESHSDAAPEKAEVSRQEEALAIGEAFASLPPEQRLAAHLHFVEGLTLAEIAVVQSIPTGTAKSRLFHARRKLKAALNPDFAQGELQ from the coding sequence ATGACCGAAACCGCACGCCCAGCCGCGCCCCTGTCCGGTGCCTTGTTCGACGAATTGCTCGTCGTGATGATCCAGCAGGGCGAACGTGCTGCGCTGGATCGGTTGCATTCGCGCTGGGACAAGCGGCTCGTCCGCGCGGCCTATCGCTACACTGGCGATGCGGAGCTGGCCCGCGATCTCGCGCAGGAATGCTGGATCGGCATCTGGAAAGGGATTCCCGGTCTGCGCGACCCGTCACGATTTCGCAGCTTCGCCTTCGCGATCCTTCACCGGCGGGGCGCGGACCACCTGCGTCTGGCGATCCGGCGGAAAGACTACGAAAGCCATTCGGACGCCGCGCCGGAAAAGGCCGAAGTCAGCCGCCAGGAAGAAGCGCTCGCCATCGGCGAGGCCTTTGCCTCGCTTCCGCCCGAACAGCGGCTGGCTGCGCACCTGCACTTCGTCGAGGGGCTGACCCTGGCCGAAATCGCCGTCGTCCAATCCATACCGACAGGCACGGCCAAGAGCCGCCTGTTCCACGCCCGCCGCAAGCTGAAGGCGGCGCTCAACCCCGACTTTGCCCAAGGAGAGCTGCAATGA
- a CDS encoding MarR family transcriptional regulator — translation MAQADYSNGDFTYEAARDPAGLPARVAVFADRDGVRSQIAEDCVAAGFRSLDGGNVADLLEGPITILGDVVMVDCPVVDARRLAALARLDMRVARSDAHLIVATSLEALDDVFAAFDQSQPQILVEPSRAERMVAVGRVLAVPRRSRVAEMAEEDRLALLRLSQQVDTIAQELDRMSLHSSGSGQQRLSDFKQDWRPASGPAGRAPVGGAQSHPLPDPQHVRRLIAARQARAKFFEGELFADPAWDMLLDLTAAHAEHQRVSVTSLCIASGVPATTALRWIKQLVESGVFERIADPSDKRRAFIALSANSLEAMSRYFTEVEQPLAYAA, via the coding sequence ATGGCTCAGGCGGATTATTCGAACGGTGATTTCACTTATGAAGCTGCGCGCGATCCTGCGGGACTTCCCGCGAGGGTGGCGGTTTTTGCCGACCGCGATGGCGTCCGCTCCCAGATTGCCGAGGACTGCGTGGCTGCTGGTTTTCGCAGTCTGGATGGCGGCAATGTCGCTGACCTGCTCGAAGGGCCGATTACGATCCTCGGCGATGTTGTGATGGTCGATTGCCCGGTGGTCGATGCGAGGCGGCTGGCGGCGCTCGCGCGGCTTGATATGCGCGTCGCGCGCTCGGACGCTCATCTCATCGTTGCAACCTCGCTCGAAGCGCTGGACGATGTCTTTGCCGCCTTCGATCAATCGCAGCCGCAGATTCTCGTCGAACCCAGTCGCGCCGAACGCATGGTCGCGGTTGGCCGTGTGCTTGCAGTGCCGCGCCGGTCGCGGGTTGCGGAGATGGCCGAGGAAGACCGGCTCGCATTGCTGCGGTTGTCGCAGCAGGTGGATACGATCGCGCAAGAGCTCGACCGGATGTCGCTGCACAGCTCCGGTTCCGGACAGCAGCGGCTCAGCGATTTCAAGCAGGACTGGCGACCAGCGAGCGGACCCGCGGGGCGCGCTCCGGTTGGCGGCGCACAATCACACCCGCTCCCCGATCCGCAGCACGTTCGGCGCCTTATCGCGGCACGCCAGGCCCGCGCGAAGTTCTTCGAGGGAGAGCTTTTCGCTGATCCCGCTTGGGACATGCTGCTCGATCTCACGGCCGCCCACGCAGAGCATCAGCGCGTTTCGGTTACTTCCCTGTGCATTGCATCAGGAGTGCCTGCGACCACAGCGCTGCGCTGGATAAAACAGCTGGTGGAAAGCGGCGTGTTCGAACGGATTGCCGATCCTTCGGACAAGCGCCGTGCATTCATTGCCCTGAGCGCGAACTCTCTCGAGGCGATGAGCCGCTACTTCACCGAAGTGGAACAGCCGCTCGCGTACGCGGCCTAG
- a CDS encoding bifunctional precorrin-2 dehydrogenase/sirohydrochlorin ferrochelatase, producing MSELESLPLFHRIKGQQVLVLGEGAAAEPKRRLVTRAGGIVVDDLQRAVDEGVRIAFVAYDDPKACETAAINLRCAGMLVNVVDRPDLCDFTTPSILDRNPLLIAIGTGGASAGLAKHVRLRLERILPESLGKLARALFDARPELRDRYPDGGDRRRAIDTAMREGGTLDPLDPASHERVRDWVRDENIEPNARVEEFALTSDDPEDLTIRQARLLGEADAVCVDGAIPPAILARARADAERWTCDIEACRKARADGEVASCLKAETMAETNRLTVVLRRTQF from the coding sequence ATGAGCGAACTGGAAAGCCTTCCGCTGTTCCATCGCATAAAGGGCCAACAGGTGCTCGTTCTTGGCGAAGGGGCTGCGGCGGAGCCCAAGCGGAGACTGGTAACGCGCGCGGGCGGGATCGTGGTCGACGATTTGCAGCGCGCGGTGGATGAAGGCGTGCGGATTGCATTCGTCGCATATGATGATCCCAAGGCCTGCGAAACGGCAGCCATAAACCTGCGTTGTGCGGGAATGCTGGTGAATGTGGTCGACCGGCCCGATCTGTGCGATTTCACAACGCCGAGCATCCTCGATCGCAATCCGCTGCTGATCGCGATCGGAACCGGTGGCGCGTCGGCCGGGCTGGCGAAGCACGTTCGATTGCGGCTCGAACGGATACTACCCGAAAGCCTCGGGAAACTCGCCCGCGCCTTGTTCGATGCGAGGCCCGAATTGCGCGATCGTTACCCCGATGGCGGCGACCGGCGAAGAGCGATCGACACTGCTATGAGAGAAGGCGGCACGCTCGATCCGCTCGATCCGGCTTCGCATGAGCGGGTTCGCGACTGGGTGAGAGACGAGAACATCGAACCGAATGCGCGCGTGGAAGAATTCGCGCTTACCAGTGACGATCCCGAAGATCTCACCATCCGTCAGGCGCGCCTCCTGGGAGAGGCGGATGCTGTCTGCGTCGATGGCGCTATCCCGCCCGCCATTCTCGCACGCGCCCGCGCCGATGCGGAACGCTGGACGTGCGATATCGAAGCCTGTCGCAAAGCGCGAGCAGACGGAGAGGTTGCATCGTGCCTCAAGGCCGAAACCATGGCCGAGACGAACCGCCTCACCGTGGTCTTGCGCCGGACGCAATTCTAG
- the lysA gene encoding diaminopimelate decarboxylase, with protein sequence MDHFALRDGVMHAEDVPLPRIAQEVGTPVYVYSRATLERHARVFREALDGVPDKLIAFAVKANPNLAVLKVLQKQGYGADCVSVGEMRRALAAGIAPEKIVFSGVGKTAAELRAGLEAGIGQFNIESEEEGIELAEIAADMGLKAQCALRINPDVDAGTHDKISTGKADNKFGVPIDQAGQIFGKLAAHDSVNLRGVAVHIGSQLGELAPLERAFEKLGALVTSLRGAGHTITHVDLGGGLGVPYRKGDVLPSPAEYGEMVARVTKDWGVSLIFEPGRVIAGNAGVLLTRVVRVKRGLNNPFVIVDAAMNDLARPALYGAYHHFEAVEPSGESMTANIVGPICETGDTFAMGRECDRLEGGDLAVFRTAGAYGATMASSYNSRGFVAEVLVDGDKFAVVADRIDAGAIMDAERVPDFLA encoded by the coding sequence ATGGACCATTTCGCCCTTCGTGACGGCGTGATGCACGCCGAGGACGTTCCCCTGCCGCGCATCGCGCAGGAAGTCGGTACGCCCGTCTATGTCTACTCACGCGCCACTTTGGAGCGCCACGCACGGGTGTTTCGCGAGGCCCTTGACGGCGTGCCAGACAAGCTCATCGCATTTGCAGTGAAGGCCAACCCGAACCTTGCGGTTTTGAAAGTTCTTCAAAAACAGGGTTATGGTGCGGATTGCGTTTCAGTCGGCGAGATGCGCCGCGCGCTGGCGGCAGGCATTGCGCCCGAAAAGATCGTGTTCTCCGGCGTCGGCAAGACGGCGGCGGAGCTTCGCGCCGGGCTCGAAGCGGGGATTGGCCAGTTCAATATAGAAAGCGAGGAAGAAGGCATCGAACTCGCCGAAATCGCCGCCGACATGGGCCTCAAGGCGCAGTGCGCTCTGCGCATAAATCCCGATGTCGATGCGGGGACACATGACAAGATTTCGACCGGAAAGGCGGACAACAAGTTCGGCGTACCGATCGACCAGGCGGGGCAGATCTTCGGCAAGCTCGCCGCCCATGACAGCGTGAACCTGCGCGGAGTCGCGGTGCATATCGGCAGTCAGCTGGGCGAACTGGCGCCGCTCGAGCGGGCGTTCGAAAAACTGGGTGCGCTCGTCACGTCGCTCCGCGGTGCGGGGCACACGATCACACATGTCGATCTCGGCGGTGGGCTAGGCGTGCCCTATCGCAAGGGCGATGTTCTGCCATCGCCTGCAGAGTATGGCGAAATGGTCGCGCGGGTGACGAAGGATTGGGGCGTTTCGCTGATCTTCGAACCGGGGCGCGTGATTGCCGGCAATGCCGGCGTGCTGTTGACCCGCGTGGTGCGCGTAAAGCGCGGGCTCAACAATCCGTTCGTTATCGTCGATGCGGCGATGAATGACCTCGCCCGCCCTGCCCTCTATGGCGCGTATCATCATTTCGAAGCCGTCGAACCATCGGGCGAAAGCATGACCGCGAACATTGTCGGTCCGATCTGCGAGACGGGCGACACCTTTGCGATGGGACGCGAATGCGACCGGCTAGAAGGCGGCGATCTCGCCGTTTTCCGCACCGCCGGAGCCTATGGCGCGACCATGGCATCGTCCTACAATTCGCGCGGCTTCGTCGCCGAAGTGCTGGTCGATGGCGACAAGTTTGCGGTTGTCGCCGACCGGATCGATGCGGGCGCAATCATGGACGCGGAGCGCGTGCCCGACTTCCTCGCATGA
- a CDS encoding lipoprotein, protein MRTIVCLALGLALAACGTRAPLEPREGASLPVAPYGAPEKPTSEELLELDALAAPERSVELRRRSEERADDPFDLPPE, encoded by the coding sequence ATGCGCACGATAGTTTGCCTTGCTCTTGGCCTCGCGCTCGCGGCGTGCGGCACCCGCGCACCGCTCGAACCGCGAGAGGGTGCGAGCCTGCCGGTCGCTCCCTACGGCGCACCCGAAAAGCCGACTTCCGAAGAGCTGCTCGAACTGGATGCGCTCGCGGCGCCCGAACGCAGCGTGGAACTTCGCCGCCGGTCCGAGGAACGCGCCGACGATCCTTTCGATCTCCCGCCCGAGTAA
- the argH gene encoding argininosuccinate lyase, translating to MWGGRFADGPSAIMREINASIPFDKALWRQDIAGSQAHVAMLARQGIVSEEDAKAISEGLDRIASEYEMAGVPEDWDLEDIHMTTEARLAELIGPVAGRLHTARSRNDQVATDFRMWVRDAIDQMDHGLEALQNELVFRAEEHAESIMPGFTHLQTAQPVTLGHHLMAYYEMFGRDRSRLADARARLNECPLGSAALAGTGFPIDREMTSEALGFDGPTANSLDAVSDRDFAMDYLYAASVTALHLSRLAEELIIWASQPFGFVRMPDALSTGSSIMPQKKNPDAAELVRGHAGRVIGCHTALMITMKGLPLAYSKDMQDDKPPVFEAAGLMALSIAAMTGMIADSTFNTERMREAAELGYATATDLADWLVREADIPFREAHHITGAAVKLAESRGCALDDLPLADLQKIDDRIDERIFEALSVDASVAARSSYGGTAPDEVRRQVKRARAALGLDG from the coding sequence ATGTGGGGCGGCAGGTTCGCCGACGGACCTAGCGCGATCATGCGCGAAATCAACGCTTCGATTCCGTTCGACAAGGCGCTTTGGCGTCAGGATATCGCCGGTAGCCAGGCCCACGTGGCAATGCTCGCGAGGCAGGGGATCGTCAGCGAAGAGGACGCAAAGGCGATTTCCGAAGGGCTCGACAGGATCGCTTCGGAATACGAGATGGCAGGCGTGCCAGAGGACTGGGACCTCGAGGACATTCACATGACCACCGAGGCGCGGCTCGCCGAGCTTATCGGCCCGGTCGCTGGACGCCTCCACACCGCGCGCAGCCGCAACGACCAGGTCGCGACCGATTTCCGCATGTGGGTGCGCGATGCAATTGACCAGATGGATCACGGGCTCGAGGCATTGCAGAACGAGCTCGTCTTCCGCGCCGAGGAACATGCGGAAAGCATCATGCCGGGCTTCACCCACCTCCAGACCGCGCAGCCGGTGACACTGGGCCACCACCTGATGGCCTATTACGAGATGTTCGGCCGCGACCGCTCGCGGCTGGCCGATGCCCGCGCGCGGCTCAATGAATGCCCGCTCGGCAGCGCAGCGCTCGCGGGGACCGGATTTCCCATCGACCGCGAGATGACGAGCGAGGCGCTGGGCTTCGACGGGCCGACCGCCAACTCCCTCGATGCCGTATCCGACCGCGATTTCGCGATGGATTATCTGTACGCCGCCAGTGTCACAGCATTGCATCTCTCGCGACTGGCCGAGGAACTCATCATCTGGGCGAGCCAGCCCTTCGGATTTGTGAGGATGCCCGACGCGCTTTCGACTGGCTCATCAATCATGCCGCAAAAAAAGAACCCCGACGCCGCCGAGCTGGTCCGCGGCCATGCGGGGCGAGTGATCGGCTGCCACACCGCGCTGATGATCACGATGAAGGGCCTGCCGCTCGCCTATTCGAAAGACATGCAGGACGACAAACCGCCTGTATTCGAGGCGGCCGGACTGATGGCGCTCTCGATCGCGGCGATGACAGGAATGATCGCCGACAGCACCTTCAACACCGAACGGATGCGCGAGGCGGCCGAGCTGGGATATGCCACCGCGACCGACCTTGCCGACTGGCTGGTTCGCGAAGCCGACATTCCGTTTCGAGAGGCACATCATATCACCGGCGCAGCGGTGAAGCTCGCCGAAAGCCGCGGCTGTGCGCTCGACGATTTGCCGCTTGCCGATCTGCAGAAGATAGACGACCGCATCGACGAGCGAATATTCGAGGCCTTGAGTGTAGATGCCTCGGTGGCCGCGCGTTCGAGCTATGGCGGAACCGCGCCCGACGAGGTACGTAGACAGGTGAAACGCGCGCGCGCCGCGCTCGGATTGGATGGATGA
- a CDS encoding TlpA disulfide reductase family protein, translating into MNRTLLVLAAAALALAGCDSATEDLSQRAEDAIGPSTTPPAPPPLPGQIVRFRAGTELPQMTFSDPSGATLDTAELKGKPVLLNLWATWCAPCVIEMPTLDALASEMGDEVKVLTISQDMRGADVVEPFFAQRNFANLEQWLDEDAKLGEALNESGLMPLTILFDAEGKELFRVSGGYEWDSEEAMAAIREAIKG; encoded by the coding sequence ATGAACCGGACTTTGCTCGTTCTCGCTGCGGCCGCGCTGGCCCTTGCAGGCTGCGATAGTGCGACCGAAGATTTATCGCAACGGGCGGAAGACGCTATCGGGCCGAGCACCACTCCACCTGCTCCGCCGCCGCTTCCTGGTCAGATCGTGCGGTTCAGGGCGGGTACGGAGCTACCGCAAATGACCTTCAGCGATCCGTCCGGGGCAACGCTCGATACCGCCGAACTCAAGGGCAAGCCGGTTCTGCTCAATTTGTGGGCGACATGGTGCGCGCCCTGCGTGATCGAGATGCCGACGCTCGATGCGCTTGCCAGCGAGATGGGCGACGAGGTGAAGGTGCTGACCATCAGTCAGGACATGCGCGGCGCCGATGTGGTCGAGCCGTTTTTCGCTCAGCGCAACTTTGCCAATCTCGAACAATGGCTCGACGAGGATGCGAAGCTGGGCGAGGCGCTCAACGAAAGCGGGTTGATGCCGCTCACGATCCTGTTCGATGCCGAGGGGAAGGAGCTCTTCCGCGTCTCGGGCGGTTACGAATGGGATTCGGAAGAGGCGATGGCGGCGATAAGGGAAGCTATCAAAGGATAG
- a CDS encoding asparaginase, with protein MKSPSILVLATGGTIAGAADSATRHDYRPGQIGIEEFLERVEELGIEARLTGKQIANIGSEDITPAIWHDLHTCASAALADPECSGVVITHGTDTVEETAFLLDLTLPTTKPVVLVGAMRPITAVGYDGLRNFANAVRVVSDPEAAGRGVLVVMGDRVFAARDVRKSRTRGTDAFSGFPRDAVGLVTPSALDWFGAPWRVAGEARSPFRTDLPDVPVLFVHAAMTPDYVDRLVTRETRGVVVCGVGEGNMPEPVRKRLVELARKGLRVVRSTRLAEGLVDREPEDDENGFVAGRALGPAKARILLQMLIANGITDPGEIQTAFDKP; from the coding sequence ATGAAATCGCCAAGCATCCTTGTCCTCGCAACCGGCGGCACGATCGCCGGTGCTGCGGATTCGGCCACCCGCCACGATTATCGCCCGGGGCAGATCGGCATCGAGGAGTTTCTCGAACGGGTCGAGGAACTCGGCATCGAGGCGCGGCTGACGGGTAAGCAGATCGCCAATATCGGATCGGAGGACATCACGCCCGCCATCTGGCACGATCTTCACACCTGCGCGAGCGCCGCGTTGGCCGATCCGGAATGCAGCGGCGTTGTCATCACTCACGGCACCGACACCGTGGAGGAAACCGCCTTCCTGCTCGACTTGACGCTGCCGACGACAAAGCCGGTGGTCCTGGTCGGTGCGATGCGGCCGATAACCGCGGTCGGATATGACGGGCTGCGCAATTTCGCCAATGCTGTACGGGTCGTGAGCGATCCCGAGGCTGCGGGCAGGGGGGTGCTTGTCGTGATGGGGGACCGGGTTTTCGCCGCGCGAGACGTCCGCAAGTCCCGGACCCGCGGCACCGATGCCTTTTCCGGCTTCCCACGCGATGCGGTCGGCCTTGTTACACCGAGCGCGCTCGACTGGTTCGGCGCGCCCTGGCGGGTGGCGGGCGAGGCGCGATCCCCGTTCCGCACCGACCTGCCCGACGTGCCGGTGCTGTTCGTCCATGCCGCGATGACACCCGATTATGTCGACCGGCTTGTAACCCGCGAAACGCGCGGCGTCGTGGTGTGCGGGGTGGGCGAGGGGAACATGCCCGAACCGGTGCGGAAAAGGCTTGTCGAGCTCGCCCGCAAGGGGCTGCGCGTCGTGCGCTCGACCCGCCTTGCCGAGGGATTGGTGGACCGCGAGCCAGAGGACGACGAAAACGGCTTTGTCGCCGGGCGCGCCCTCGGCCCGGCCAAGGCCCGGATCCTGCTCCAGATGCTGATCGCGAACGGGATCACCGATCCCGGCGAAATCCAGACTGCATTCGATAAGCCCTAG
- a CDS encoding zinc-binding dehydrogenase yields the protein MTTTGKQLFTTLTEDGKLTLEIEDVTFPEPTGNQVLVKMEAAPINPSDLAILTSAADFDNAEYSPGKVVADMPEPFLSGQKGRHGQRLPAGNEGAGTVVATGDSDMAKALMGQRVACVPGNAFSQYAIADAMMCLPLGDHDAETGASSFVNPMTALGFVETARMEGHDAIVHLAAASNLGQMLNKICLEDGLKLVNVVRKQEHVDLLKGLGAKWVVNSSDDDYMAQLRAAISETGAFLGFDPIGGGQNTDHVLKAMEQVAASQMEEYSRYGSNQDKKMYMYGRLDLSPTILTPSYGLQWCVQGWLLTPFLQKVGMETVVKMRTRVQQNLTTTFASHYKTKVNLEEMLTKEAITDYRQMKTGEKYLVTPWE from the coding sequence ATGACAACGACCGGAAAGCAGCTTTTCACAACCCTCACCGAAGACGGGAAACTGACGCTCGAGATCGAGGACGTGACCTTTCCCGAGCCCACCGGCAACCAGGTGCTGGTCAAGATGGAGGCCGCGCCGATCAACCCGTCCGACCTCGCGATCCTCACCAGCGCTGCTGATTTCGACAATGCCGAATATTCGCCCGGCAAAGTCGTGGCCGACATGCCAGAACCGTTTCTTTCGGGTCAGAAGGGCCGCCACGGACAACGCCTGCCCGCCGGAAACGAGGGCGCAGGCACGGTGGTTGCGACCGGAGACAGCGACATGGCAAAGGCACTTATGGGCCAGCGTGTCGCCTGCGTGCCGGGTAACGCGTTCAGCCAATACGCGATTGCTGACGCAATGATGTGCCTGCCGCTGGGCGATCACGATGCGGAAACGGGCGCTTCGAGCTTCGTGAACCCCATGACCGCGCTTGGATTTGTCGAAACCGCACGGATGGAAGGCCACGACGCTATCGTGCATCTCGCCGCGGCCTCGAACCTGGGTCAGATGCTCAACAAGATCTGTCTCGAAGACGGGTTGAAGCTCGTCAATGTCGTGCGCAAGCAGGAACATGTCGATCTGCTCAAGGGACTCGGCGCCAAATGGGTCGTGAACTCGTCGGATGACGATTACATGGCGCAGCTGCGCGCAGCGATCAGCGAAACGGGCGCGTTTCTCGGCTTCGATCCCATCGGCGGCGGGCAGAACACGGACCACGTGTTGAAAGCCATGGAACAGGTCGCGGCCAGCCAGATGGAGGAATATTCGCGCTACGGATCGAACCAGGACAAGAAGATGTACATGTATGGTCGGCTCGACTTGTCGCCGACCATCCTCACGCCGAGCTACGGCCTGCAATGGTGCGTGCAGGGCTGGCTGCTCACGCCGTTCCTGCAAAAGGTCGGGATGGAGACGGTGGTGAAGATGCGCACCCGCGTGCAGCAGAACCTCACGACCACATTTGCATCGCATTACAAGACCAAGGTCAATCTCGAAGAGATGCTGACCAAGGAAGCGATCACCGACTATCGCCAGATGAAGACCGGCGAGAAATATCTCGTGACGCCCTGGGAATAA
- the truA gene encoding tRNA pseudouridine(38-40) synthase TruA has protein sequence MTRFALTYEFDGTPFQGLQRQAHGPSVQQSIEEALNKVTGEDARLHSSGRTDTGVHAIAMVSHVDLEKDIAPFRLMEALNAHLRPDPIAINRCRAVSDDWHARFSCIGRRYLYRIVNRRAPLALARDRAWQVAQKLDVDAMHRAAQALVGRHDFTTFRSVHCQAKDPVKTLDRLDVVRAEGLFGPEIHIQAEARSFLHHQVRSMVGCLKLVGQGTWEEEQVGKALEARDRAQLGLNAPPHGLYFVEAIYPESGETQQ, from the coding sequence TTGACCCGCTTCGCGCTCACCTACGAATTCGATGGCACCCCGTTTCAGGGTCTCCAGCGGCAGGCGCACGGGCCGAGCGTGCAGCAGTCGATCGAAGAGGCTCTCAACAAGGTCACGGGCGAAGATGCACGCCTCCATTCCTCGGGCCGCACCGATACCGGCGTCCACGCCATCGCGATGGTGAGCCATGTCGACCTCGAAAAGGACATCGCCCCATTCCGCCTGATGGAGGCGCTGAACGCACATCTGCGCCCCGATCCGATCGCGATCAACCGGTGCCGCGCCGTCAGCGACGATTGGCACGCGCGTTTCTCGTGCATCGGCAGGCGCTATCTCTACCGCATCGTCAACCGCCGCGCCCCGCTCGCGCTCGCCAGGGACCGTGCCTGGCAGGTTGCGCAAAAGCTCGATGTCGATGCCATGCACCGCGCCGCGCAGGCGCTGGTCGGGCGGCACGACTTCACCACTTTCCGCTCGGTCCATTGCCAGGCGAAAGACCCGGTGAAGACGCTCGACCGGCTCGACGTGGTGCGCGCCGAGGGGCTGTTCGGCCCCGAAATCCACATTCAAGCCGAAGCGCGCAGCTTCCTCCACCACCAGGTCCGCTCGATGGTCGGCTGCCTCAAGCTCGTCGGCCAGGGGACATGGGAGGAGGAACAGGTCGGCAAGGCGCTCGAAGCGCGCGACCGGGCGCAATTGGGCCTTAACGCCCCGCCCCACGGCCTGTACTTCGTCGAGGCGATTTATCCCGAATCAGGAGAGACACAGCAATGA